A portion of the Bacillus oleivorans genome contains these proteins:
- the grpE gene encoding nucleotide exchange factor GrpE produces MEQELNMEHVISYAEETASANEAEEAVKPEENTTNRAEDEKDALTLANERIQELEQKLEEAENKQLRMHADFENFKRRLQNEKQMIEKYKAQSLVTDLLPALDNFERALKADQVDDSLRPFFQGMEMVYKSILEAMKNAGVEQIESVGKAFDPHQHQAVMKESSSEHEPDTVIEEFQKGYKLKDRVIRPSMVKVSE; encoded by the coding sequence ATGGAACAAGAACTAAATATGGAACATGTCATATCATACGCAGAAGAGACAGCTTCTGCAAATGAGGCAGAAGAAGCTGTTAAGCCTGAAGAAAATACCACAAATCGGGCAGAAGATGAAAAAGATGCACTTACTCTGGCTAATGAAAGAATACAAGAGCTGGAACAAAAATTAGAAGAGGCAGAAAACAAGCAATTAAGAATGCATGCTGACTTTGAAAATTTTAAACGCCGCCTCCAAAATGAAAAGCAAATGATCGAAAAATATAAGGCGCAAAGCCTTGTAACTGATCTTTTGCCAGCTTTAGATAACTTTGAGAGAGCACTAAAAGCTGATCAAGTCGATGACTCTCTGCGTCCTTTTTTTCAAGGGATGGAAATGGTGTATAAAAGCATCTTAGAAGCTATGAAAAATGCTGGTGTAGAGCAGATTGAGTCAGTTGGCAAAGCATTTGATCCTCACCAGCATCAAGCTGTTATGAAGGAAAGCAGCAGTGAACACGAGCCTGATACTGTAATAGAGGAATTTCAAAAGGGCTATAAACTGAAAGACAGAGTGATTCGTCCATCTATGGTTAAAGTAAGTGAATAA
- the dnaK gene encoding molecular chaperone DnaK, producing the protein MSKIIGIDLGTTNSCVAVLEGGEPKVIPNPEGNRTTPSVVAFKNGERQIGEVAKRQAITNPNTIISIKRHMGTDYKVEVEGKEYTPQQISAIILQYLKSYAEDYLGEKVEKAVITVPAYFNDAQRQATKDAGKIAGLEVERIINEPTAAALAYGLDKMDEDQTILVYDLGGGTFDVSILELGDGVFEVRATAGDNKLGGDDFDEVIIDYLVEQFKKENGIDLSKDKMALQRLKDAAEKAKKDLSGVTSTQISLPFITAGESGPLHLDVTLTRAKFDEISASLVERTMEPTRQAMKDAGLTAADIDKVILVGGSTRIPAVQEAIKKEIGKDPHKGVNPDEVVALGAAIQGGVISGDVKDVVLLDVTPLSLGIETMGGVFTKLIDRNTTIPTSKSQVFSTAADNQTAVDIHVLQGERPMAADNKTLGRFQLTDIPPAPRGIPQIEVTFDIDKNGIVNVRAKDLGTNKEQAITIKSSSGLSEEEIEKMIKEAEQNAEADKKRKEEVELRNEADQLVFQTEKTLKDLEEKVDADEVKKAEDAKEALKAAIEKKDLDEIKAKKEALQEIVQNLTVKLYEQAQAQAAQGGTDEAGADAQKDDNVVDAEYQEVDDKK; encoded by the coding sequence ATGAGTAAAATAATTGGAATCGACTTAGGAACAACTAATTCATGTGTAGCTGTATTAGAAGGCGGCGAACCAAAGGTTATCCCAAACCCAGAAGGAAATCGCACAACACCATCTGTTGTTGCCTTTAAAAATGGCGAGCGCCAAATCGGTGAAGTGGCAAAGCGCCAAGCCATTACAAACCCAAATACAATTATTTCGATTAAACGTCACATGGGTACCGATTATAAAGTTGAAGTTGAAGGAAAGGAATATACTCCTCAACAAATTTCAGCTATTATTCTTCAGTACTTAAAATCTTATGCTGAAGACTACCTTGGAGAGAAGGTAGAAAAAGCAGTTATTACAGTTCCTGCTTATTTCAATGATGCGCAAAGACAAGCAACAAAAGATGCCGGTAAAATTGCCGGGTTAGAAGTTGAGCGGATCATTAACGAGCCTACTGCTGCTGCTCTAGCATATGGATTAGATAAAATGGATGAAGATCAAACCATTCTTGTATACGACCTTGGCGGCGGTACGTTTGACGTTTCGATCCTTGAACTTGGGGACGGTGTTTTTGAAGTCCGTGCTACAGCTGGTGACAATAAACTGGGTGGGGACGATTTTGATGAAGTCATCATCGATTACCTGGTGGAACAATTTAAAAAAGAGAATGGCATCGATCTTTCTAAAGATAAAATGGCATTACAACGTTTGAAAGACGCGGCTGAAAAAGCTAAAAAGGATCTTTCTGGAGTAACAAGTACACAAATCTCCCTTCCATTTATTACAGCTGGAGAAAGCGGTCCATTACACTTAGATGTTACTTTAACCCGTGCAAAATTTGATGAGATTTCTGCTTCATTAGTTGAAAGAACAATGGAACCGACTCGTCAAGCGATGAAAGATGCCGGACTAACAGCGGCTGATATTGATAAAGTGATTTTAGTAGGTGGTTCAACACGTATTCCAGCTGTTCAAGAAGCCATAAAAAAAGAAATCGGAAAAGATCCGCACAAAGGGGTTAACCCTGATGAAGTTGTAGCATTAGGTGCTGCGATTCAGGGTGGAGTTATTTCAGGAGATGTCAAGGATGTTGTTTTACTAGATGTTACTCCGCTCTCTCTAGGTATTGAAACAATGGGTGGCGTATTCACCAAACTGATCGATAGAAATACAACAATTCCAACATCTAAATCACAAGTTTTCTCAACAGCTGCCGATAATCAAACAGCAGTTGATATCCATGTCTTGCAAGGGGAACGTCCAATGGCGGCTGATAACAAAACGCTTGGACGCTTCCAATTAACAGATATTCCGCCAGCACCAAGAGGAATACCGCAAATTGAAGTAACCTTTGATATTGATAAAAACGGTATTGTTAACGTTCGTGCAAAAGATTTAGGAACGAATAAAGAACAAGCTATTACAATTAAGTCTTCATCTGGACTTTCAGAAGAAGAAATCGAAAAAATGATTAAAGAAGCAGAACAAAATGCAGAAGCAGATAAAAAGCGTAAAGAAGAAGTCGAACTTCGGAATGAAGCGGATCAGCTTGTCTTCCAAACGGAAAAAACTTTAAAAGATTTGGAAGAAAAAGTGGATGCAGACGAAGTGAAGAAAGCAGAAGATGCAAAGGAAGCTTTAAAAGCGGCCATTGAGAAAAAAGATTTGGACGAAATTAAAGCCAAAAAAGAGGCTCTTCAAGAAATTGTCCAAAATTTAACTGTGAAGCTGTATGAACAGGCGCAAGCACAGGCTGCTCAAGGCGGAACAGATGAAGCAGGAGCAGACGCCCAAAAAGATGATAATGTGGTAGATGCTGAATACCAAGAAGTAGACGACAAAAAGTAA
- the dnaJ gene encoding molecular chaperone DnaJ, whose product MSKRDYYEVLGVNKSASKDDIKKAYRKLSKKYHPDINKEADAAEKFKEVKEAYEVLSDDQKRAQYDRFGHQDPNQGFGGFGGSDFGGGFGFEDIFETFFGGGSSRRRDPNAPRQGADLQYTMTLSFEEAAFGKETTIEIPKEETCSTCTGSGAKPGTKPETCSYCHGTGQLSQEQNTAFGRIVNRRVCHHCSGTGQIIKEKCSTCGGTGKVKKRKKIEVKIPAGIDDGQQLRVSGQGEPGVNGGPAGDLYIVFRVQRHEFFERDGDDIYCEMPITFVQASLGDEVEVPTLHGRVKLKIPAGTQTGTRFRLKGKGVPNVRGYGVGDQHVRVKIVTPTKLTEKQKQLLREFAELSGTVTDEQQESFFDKVKKAFR is encoded by the coding sequence TTGAGTAAAAGGGATTACTATGAAGTACTGGGCGTCAATAAAAGCGCCAGTAAAGATGATATAAAAAAAGCATACCGAAAACTTTCTAAAAAATATCATCCTGACATTAATAAAGAAGCCGATGCAGCCGAAAAGTTTAAAGAGGTTAAGGAAGCCTATGAAGTTTTAAGCGATGACCAAAAGAGAGCCCAATATGATCGATTTGGGCATCAAGATCCAAACCAAGGCTTTGGCGGCTTTGGTGGAAGTGATTTTGGCGGCGGCTTTGGCTTTGAAGATATCTTTGAAACGTTTTTCGGCGGCGGCTCTTCGCGCAGAAGAGATCCAAATGCGCCAAGACAGGGTGCGGATTTGCAATATACAATGACTTTATCATTTGAGGAAGCCGCTTTTGGAAAAGAAACAACCATTGAGATCCCAAAAGAAGAAACATGTTCTACTTGTACCGGCAGCGGGGCAAAACCAGGGACCAAACCAGAAACATGTTCTTATTGTCATGGGACAGGTCAACTAAGCCAGGAGCAAAATACAGCATTTGGCCGGATTGTCAATCGCCGTGTTTGTCACCACTGTAGCGGAACGGGACAAATTATCAAAGAAAAGTGTTCAACTTGCGGGGGAACAGGCAAAGTTAAAAAACGCAAAAAAATTGAAGTGAAAATTCCAGCAGGGATTGACGATGGTCAGCAGCTGCGTGTGTCTGGCCAAGGTGAACCGGGTGTTAACGGGGGACCTGCAGGAGACTTGTATATCGTATTCCGCGTACAACGACATGAGTTTTTTGAAAGGGACGGCGACGATATTTATTGCGAAATGCCGATTACCTTTGTTCAAGCATCGCTTGGAGATGAAGTGGAAGTTCCGACTCTTCATGGCCGAGTCAAATTGAAAATTCCAGCCGGAACCCAGACAGGAACGAGATTCCGATTGAAAGGAAAAGGGGTTCCAAACGTGAGAGGATATGGAGTCGGCGATCAGCATGTTCGCGTAAAAATCGTGACACCAACCAAACTTACTGAAAAACAGAAACAATTATTGCGTGAATTTGCTGAACTGAGCGGTACCGTCACAGATGAGCAGCAGGAAAGTTTTTTTGATAAAGTAAAAAAAGCATTTAGATAA
- the prmA gene encoding 50S ribosomal protein L11 methyltransferase has translation MKWSEICIQTTNEAIEPVSNILHEAGASGVVIEDPFELVKEREEQFGEIYQLNPDDYPREGVLVKAYLPVNSFLGETVEEIKEAIRNLTTFDIDIGANKVTISEVHEEEWATAWKKYYNPVKISERFTIVPTWEQYTPVSSDELIIELDPGMAFGTGTHPTTVMCIQALERTVKPGDTVIDVGTGSGVLSVAAALLGSKQVLALDLDEVAVQSAILNTKLNKVHEIVTVRKGNLLEEVSGEADVIVANILAEVIVRFTEDAYNRIKKGGYFITSGIINLKKQLVKDSLIKDGFEIVEILTMEDWVAFIAKKK, from the coding sequence TTGAAATGGTCGGAAATATGTATCCAAACAACCAATGAAGCAATTGAACCAGTTTCAAATATTCTTCATGAAGCTGGCGCGAGTGGGGTTGTCATTGAGGATCCTTTCGAATTAGTAAAGGAGAGAGAGGAGCAATTCGGAGAAATCTACCAACTCAATCCCGATGATTACCCGCGAGAAGGCGTCCTAGTCAAAGCTTATTTACCTGTTAATAGCTTCCTTGGCGAAACCGTTGAGGAAATTAAAGAAGCGATTCGGAATCTAACTACGTTCGATATTGATATAGGGGCAAACAAAGTAACGATTTCAGAGGTTCATGAAGAAGAATGGGCGACTGCCTGGAAAAAGTATTATAATCCTGTGAAAATTTCAGAACGTTTTACGATTGTTCCGACTTGGGAGCAGTATACACCAGTCAGCAGCGACGAACTGATTATCGAACTAGATCCCGGTATGGCATTTGGTACTGGAACACATCCGACAACTGTTATGTGTATTCAGGCACTTGAAAGAACCGTGAAACCAGGAGATACGGTAATTGATGTAGGAACGGGTTCCGGTGTATTAAGTGTGGCGGCCGCACTTTTGGGATCTAAGCAGGTATTAGCGTTAGATCTTGATGAAGTTGCAGTTCAATCTGCCATTCTCAACACAAAATTAAATAAAGTTCATGAGATTGTGACCGTACGGAAGGGAAATCTGTTAGAAGAGGTATCCGGGGAAGCAGATGTAATTGTAGCAAATATATTAGCAGAAGTTATCGTACGATTTACAGAAGATGCCTATAATCGTATTAAAAAAGGCGGATACTTTATTACATCAGGGATTATCAATCTGAAAAAGCAACTGGTAAAGGATTCCCTGATAAAAGATGGATTTGAGATTGTTGAAATACTTACGATGGAAGACTGGGTTGCTTTTATCGCTAAGAAAAAATAA
- a CDS encoding 16S rRNA (uracil(1498)-N(3))-methyltransferase — MQRYFIGFDHVEDDQIWISGEDAHHISRVMRMKAGDSFIAVLPDGSSSQCKILQTAESKVFAKALGWKQEEKELPIKVAIGSGLPKGDKLEWIIQKGTELGAHTFIPFNAARSIVKWDPKKSEKKLVRWEKIAKEAAEQSHRTTVPGITPPVELMKLIETGLEYRFKVIAYEEEAKNGHSSKFASLLAKMTPGDSLLVIFGPEGGLTAEEVSILENNGFISVGLGPRILRTETAPLYVLSAISYHFELMR; from the coding sequence ATGCAACGTTACTTTATTGGCTTTGACCATGTTGAAGATGACCAAATATGGATTAGCGGCGAGGACGCACATCATATTTCACGTGTTATGAGAATGAAAGCAGGGGACAGCTTTATTGCTGTACTGCCAGACGGGTCTTCCTCTCAATGTAAAATTTTACAGACAGCAGAGTCAAAGGTCTTCGCTAAAGCTTTGGGATGGAAGCAAGAAGAAAAAGAATTGCCAATAAAAGTTGCGATTGGGAGCGGTCTGCCTAAAGGGGATAAATTAGAATGGATCATTCAAAAGGGAACAGAACTGGGTGCTCATACATTTATCCCTTTTAATGCTGCTCGCTCTATTGTAAAGTGGGATCCTAAAAAGTCCGAAAAAAAGCTGGTCAGATGGGAAAAAATTGCAAAGGAAGCAGCAGAACAATCCCACAGAACAACGGTCCCAGGCATTACCCCGCCTGTAGAGTTAATGAAACTGATTGAAACAGGACTTGAATATAGGTTTAAGGTAATTGCTTATGAAGAGGAAGCCAAAAATGGACATTCCTCAAAATTTGCATCGTTATTAGCTAAAATGACCCCTGGTGATTCCCTATTAGTTATATTTGGACCGGAGGGCGGTTTAACTGCAGAAGAGGTATCAATACTAGAGAATAATGGTTTTATCTCTGTTGGGTTAGGACCTAGAATATTAAGGACAGAAACGGCACCGCTTTATGTTTTGTCTGCCATTTCTTATCATTTTGAATTAATGAGGTGA
- the deoC gene encoding deoxyribose-phosphate aldolase — translation MEKIAGMIDHTLLKPEATKEQILKLCAEAKEYKFASVCVNPYWVKLASEQLKGSDVKVCTVIGFPLGANTPAVKAFETKNAIENGAGEVDMVINIGALKDGLYDMVLEDIRAVVEAAGNVLTKVIIETALLTDDEKVKACELAVQAGADFVKTSTGFSKGGATAHDVALMRKTVGPNIGVKASGGVRNAQDAEKMIEAGATRLGASSGVDIVKGLTAKTDY, via the coding sequence ATGGAAAAAATAGCAGGTATGATCGACCATACATTGTTAAAACCAGAAGCTACAAAGGAGCAAATTTTAAAGCTTTGTGCGGAAGCGAAAGAGTATAAATTTGCAAGTGTTTGTGTAAATCCTTATTGGGTGAAGCTTGCCAGTGAACAGCTAAAGGGCTCAGACGTTAAAGTATGTACGGTTATTGGTTTTCCGTTAGGAGCCAATACTCCCGCAGTTAAGGCGTTTGAAACAAAGAATGCAATCGAAAATGGAGCAGGCGAAGTCGATATGGTAATCAATATCGGTGCTTTAAAAGACGGTTTATACGATATGGTCTTAGAAGATATTCGGGCCGTTGTAGAGGCAGCCGGAAATGTTTTAACAAAAGTGATTATTGAAACGGCGCTTTTGACAGATGATGAAAAAGTGAAAGCGTGTGAATTAGCGGTACAAGCGGGTGCCGATTTTGTCAAAACTTCTACAGGATTCTCTAAAGGTGGAGCAACAGCGCATGACGTTGCTTTAATGAGAAAAACAGTAGGACCTAATATTGGTGTTAAAGCATCCGGCGGTGTTAGAAATGCCCAAGATGCCGAAAAAATGATAGAAGCCGGTGCAACCCGTCTGGGGGCGAGCTCTGGAGTCGATATTGTTAAAGGATTAACCGCTAAAACGGATTACTGA
- a CDS encoding Na/Pi symporter — translation MLYFLTFAVCIGLFLSGMYLMRSGLFSFTGVRLNNWLFRFTNKPIKGMAASIVVTGFLQSSSAVMVLTVGLVSAGALTFSQTIGIILGTNIGTTFTAEFMTFPIEQYTFPLLILGAFMIGMGRENIRSIGFILFGVGTIFTAMRGFKWISDPLSALSIVDKGFQLMNESLLFSLLLGMIFTACIHSSSATIGILMSFLVGGTIHLDAAIAAMLGANVGTCITGWMASIGAKKEAKLTAYAHIWLNIIGVLSFFPFTGILADMASGWAVSPAVQLAHSSVVFNVVTSLFVLPFSQAFAMLIERIHGKG, via the coding sequence ATGCTTTATTTCCTGACCTTTGCGGTCTGTATTGGGCTTTTCTTAAGTGGCATGTATCTAATGCGGAGCGGCTTATTTTCTTTTACAGGAGTAAGATTAAATAATTGGCTTTTCCGGTTTACGAACAAACCTATAAAAGGGATGGCGGCAAGTATTGTGGTAACCGGATTCTTACAGTCAAGCTCGGCTGTGATGGTGCTGACAGTGGGCTTAGTTTCCGCTGGCGCACTTACTTTCTCCCAGACAATCGGAATTATTCTGGGTACAAATATAGGAACGACCTTTACCGCCGAATTTATGACCTTTCCGATTGAACAGTATACCTTTCCACTCCTTATATTAGGCGCTTTCATGATTGGAATGGGGAGGGAGAATATCCGCTCTATTGGTTTTATTCTATTTGGAGTTGGTACAATCTTTACGGCAATGAGAGGATTTAAATGGATTTCTGATCCCTTATCAGCTCTTTCTATTGTGGACAAGGGGTTTCAGCTTATGAATGAGAGCTTGCTTTTTTCGCTTTTATTAGGAATGATTTTTACGGCATGTATTCATTCAAGTTCGGCTACTATCGGAATTCTTATGAGTTTTTTGGTCGGCGGAACCATTCATTTAGACGCAGCAATAGCCGCTATGCTCGGAGCCAATGTCGGTACGTGTATTACTGGATGGATGGCGAGTATCGGTGCAAAAAAAGAAGCCAAATTAACCGCTTATGCTCACATTTGGTTAAACATTATCGGCGTCCTTTCATTTTTCCCGTTTACTGGAATCCTGGCAGACATGGCTTCAGGATGGGCCGTATCTCCTGCTGTCCAATTAGCACACTCAAGCGTAGTATTCAATGTAGTAACCTCTCTATTCGTTCTTCCTTTTTCTCAAGCTTTTGCCATGCTTATTGAAAGAATTCATGGAAAGGGTTAA
- the rpsU gene encoding 30S ribosomal protein S21 encodes MSKTIVRKNESLEDALRRFKRSVSKTGTLQEYRKREFYEKPSVKRKKKSEAARKRKF; translated from the coding sequence ATGTCGAAAACGATCGTTCGTAAAAACGAGTCGCTTGAGGATGCTCTTCGTCGCTTCAAACGCTCTGTATCCAAAACTGGAACTTTACAAGAATATAGAAAGCGTGAGTTTTACGAGAAACCAAGCGTAAAACGCAAGAAGAAATCTGAAGCTGCTAGAAAACGTAAGTTCTAA
- a CDS encoding GatB/YqeY domain-containing protein: MSLVQRLNDDMKQAMKNKEKEKLSVIRMLKASLQNEAIKVGKSELSEEEELTVLSRELKQRKDSLHEFEKAGRDDLVEKIQTELRFVEEYLPEQLSEEELSAIIDEVISSLGATSKSEMGKVMGAVIPKVKGKAEGSLVNKLVMQKLS; encoded by the coding sequence ATGAGTCTTGTTCAGCGACTAAATGATGATATGAAACAAGCTATGAAAAATAAAGAAAAAGAAAAGCTCTCTGTTATTAGGATGCTCAAGGCTTCTTTACAAAACGAGGCTATTAAGGTTGGGAAATCAGAGCTTTCCGAGGAAGAAGAGCTTACCGTCCTTTCTCGCGAACTCAAACAAAGAAAAGACTCCCTCCATGAGTTTGAAAAAGCAGGAAGAGACGATTTAGTAGAAAAAATTCAAACTGAACTTCGGTTTGTTGAAGAATATTTGCCTGAACAGCTTTCTGAAGAGGAACTAAGTGCAATTATTGATGAAGTCATTTCAAGCTTAGGAGCAACTTCTAAATCAGAGATGGGTAAGGTAATGGGAGCTGTTATTCCGAAAGTGAAAGGAAAAGCAGAAGGCTCACTCGTTAACAAGCTAGTCATGCAAAAGCTTTCTTAA
- a CDS encoding NfeD family protein, translating to MKKSYGLIVSFLLLIPLILGFGSGVKANQDFVYVVPLENTVEKGLAAFLTRAIETAEQEGARAIIFEVNTPGGAVEAASEIGNLLAHADIDTAAFVNNRALSAGAYISLYMDYLFMTPNATIGSAAIIDQAGNAADLKAQAYWLAEMENAAKHKDRDTIYAKAMADPSVTIPELDDDETELLTLTAEQAFQVGYAEAITISIDQVLKEMGLENVEIRELEESFFEKLARFLTNPIVVPILLSIGSIGLVVELYSPGFGIPGTMGLASLLLFFYGHLVAGLAGYESLILFIVGIILLLLEFFIPGGILGAIGLIAVVWGILIAGESVTQMGIYLLIAIVIAIAAGFILSKFFRKRIQIFNKIVLKESTSTEKGYISNKSRLELIGVTGIAHTSLRPAGMILVGDERIDAVTEGGYIEKGAKVKIIKAEGSRIVVREITSLDKK from the coding sequence TTGAAAAAATCGTATGGATTGATTGTATCTTTTCTTTTACTTATACCATTGATATTGGGGTTTGGATCTGGTGTAAAAGCGAATCAGGATTTTGTATACGTAGTTCCTTTAGAGAATACAGTTGAAAAAGGGTTAGCTGCGTTTTTAACAAGGGCGATTGAAACCGCTGAGCAAGAGGGAGCAAGAGCTATTATTTTTGAAGTCAATACACCCGGTGGAGCAGTCGAAGCTGCCAGTGAAATTGGAAATCTGCTGGCACATGCCGATATAGATACGGCAGCCTTTGTTAATAACCGGGCTTTATCAGCGGGGGCGTACATTTCCCTCTATATGGATTACTTATTTATGACCCCGAATGCTACCATCGGTTCTGCTGCGATTATTGACCAGGCAGGAAATGCAGCTGATTTAAAAGCACAGGCTTATTGGCTGGCAGAAATGGAGAATGCAGCAAAACATAAAGATCGGGACACTATATATGCAAAAGCTATGGCTGATCCGTCCGTAACTATTCCAGAATTAGATGATGATGAAACTGAACTCTTGACTCTTACAGCCGAACAAGCCTTCCAAGTCGGGTATGCAGAAGCAATAACGATAAGTATAGACCAAGTGCTAAAGGAAATGGGGCTTGAAAATGTAGAAATTAGAGAACTGGAAGAGAGCTTTTTTGAGAAATTAGCCCGATTTCTAACAAATCCAATCGTCGTGCCTATCCTCCTCTCGATTGGGAGCATAGGATTGGTCGTAGAACTATATTCCCCTGGATTTGGGATACCTGGTACCATGGGGCTTGCCTCATTGCTGCTTTTCTTCTATGGACATTTAGTAGCGGGTCTTGCTGGGTATGAATCTCTCATTCTTTTCATCGTCGGAATCATTCTTTTACTTTTGGAATTTTTCATCCCGGGCGGTATTTTAGGGGCAATAGGGCTCATTGCCGTTGTGTGGGGTATATTGATTGCAGGAGAGAGTGTGACGCAAATGGGGATCTATTTATTAATTGCGATCGTGATTGCAATTGCAGCCGGATTTATTCTTTCCAAATTTTTTCGAAAGCGAATCCAGATTTTCAACAAAATTGTGTTAAAAGAGTCAACCAGTACGGAAAAAGGGTATATTTCCAATAAAAGCCGTTTAGAATTGATTGGTGTTACAGGCATTGCACATACTTCTTTACGCCCTGCAGGAATGATCTTAGTCGGTGATGAACGGATCGATGCAGTGACTGAAGGAGGGTATATTGAAAAAGGGGCAAAGGTGAAGATTATTAAAGCTGAGGGCTCCAGAATAGTAGTGCGTGAAATTACAAGTTTAGACAAAAAGTAA
- the floA gene encoding flotillin-like protein FloA (flotillin-like protein involved in membrane lipid rafts): protein MVFDAGTLFLIIAVVLAIIVLAVLFTFVPVMLWISALAAGVRVSIFTLIGMRLRRVIPSRVINPLIKASKAGLNINTNQLESHYLAGGNVDRVVNALIAAQRANIELSFERCAAIDLAGRDVLEAVQMSVNPKVIETPFISGVAMDGIEVKAKARITVRANIDRLVGGAGEETIIARVGEGIVSTIGSSNDHKKVLENPDMISRTVLQKGLDSGTAFEILSIDIADVDIGKNIGAILQTDQAEADKNIAQAKAEERRAMAVAQEQEMKARVEEMKAKVVEAEAQVPLAMAEALRSGNLGVMDYWNLKNITADTDMRESIGRMTGEKDDKKK, encoded by the coding sequence ATGGTTTTTGATGCAGGCACATTATTTTTAATTATAGCCGTTGTGCTAGCAATTATTGTTTTGGCAGTATTATTTACATTTGTTCCGGTTATGCTGTGGATTTCCGCTTTAGCAGCTGGAGTAAGGGTTAGTATCTTTACACTTATTGGTATGAGACTTCGCCGTGTTATACCAAGCCGTGTAATCAATCCGCTAATAAAAGCATCGAAAGCAGGTTTGAATATTAATACAAACCAATTAGAAAGCCACTATCTTGCCGGGGGAAATGTTGACAGAGTTGTTAATGCATTGATTGCGGCACAAAGAGCAAACATTGAATTATCTTTTGAAAGATGTGCGGCGATAGATTTGGCTGGCCGCGATGTTTTAGAGGCTGTACAAATGAGCGTTAATCCAAAGGTCATAGAAACACCGTTCATTTCTGGTGTCGCGATGGATGGAATTGAAGTAAAGGCAAAGGCTCGTATTACTGTACGTGCAAACATTGACCGCTTAGTCGGCGGGGCTGGAGAGGAAACCATAATAGCCCGTGTAGGTGAAGGAATAGTAAGTACAATTGGTTCCTCGAATGACCATAAAAAAGTATTGGAAAACCCAGATATGATTTCCCGTACTGTTCTTCAAAAGGGTCTTGATTCTGGAACTGCTTTTGAAATCCTCTCGATTGATATCGCTGATGTTGACATCGGCAAAAACATCGGGGCGATTCTGCAAACAGATCAGGCAGAAGCTGACAAAAATATCGCTCAGGCAAAAGCTGAAGAGCGTCGTGCCATGGCAGTAGCGCAAGAACAAGAGATGAAAGCCCGTGTAGAAGAAATGAAGGCAAAAGTTGTAGAAGCTGAAGCCCAAGTTCCGCTTGCAATGGCTGAGGCTTTACGTTCAGGCAATTTAGGTGTAATGGATTATTGGAACTTAAAAAATATTACAGCCGATACGGATATGCGCGAATCAATTGGCAGAATGACCGGTGAAAAAGACGATAAAAAGAAATAA
- the yqfC gene encoding sporulation protein YqfC, with the protein MAQKLKAALRNLLTTKLDLPPDVMMDLPRITMIGQLHIYIENHKGLLSFAENEIRVLLENGQLLIKGKGFVIKAILPEEILLEGRISQVSYLDSK; encoded by the coding sequence ATGGCACAAAAGCTAAAAGCAGCACTCCGAAATCTTTTAACCACAAAGTTAGACTTACCCCCAGATGTCATGATGGATTTACCCCGTATAACGATGATTGGTCAGCTTCATATATACATAGAAAATCATAAAGGACTTTTATCATTTGCTGAAAATGAGATTCGCGTTTTACTTGAAAATGGACAATTACTCATTAAAGGAAAAGGATTTGTTATTAAAGCGATCCTGCCTGAAGAGATTTTGCTTGAAGGGCGAATCAGTCAGGTTTCATATTTGGATAGTAAATAG